In the Mycosarcoma maydis chromosome 6, whole genome shotgun sequence genome, one interval contains:
- a CDS encoding putative alcohol dehydrogenase III, with protein MVQDPRETQLEVTPTNRVAIFYENGGPDKISIKQLDNIKPSELNAGEVLVRVLFTGVCHSDLHALQGDWPFPPKLPLIGGHEGAGVVVALGAGSQEYVQIGDRVGIKWIADACLNCEYCRLSHEINCAQYKSSGYAVDGTFQQYVRHTARYLTKIPDALDLAQAASILCAGVTIYRALKEAHLEAGNWVVIPGSGGGLGHLGVQYALNAGLRVIGIDTGSDKQHMSLSLGCEVFVDFKTSDVATAIKAATGGIGAHAAVVAAASSAAYELALDYIRPRGTLVIVGMPNSILPLSIFKTVLMTHKIVGSAVGNRQDAVEALDIASRGKVKVHFTMKGLTDLPHVFQDMIHGRIAGRIVLDVDK; from the exons ATGGTGCAAGATCCGCGCGAGACGCAGCTCGAGGTGACGCCAACCAACCGCGTAGCCATTTTTTATGAAAACGGTGGGCCGGACAAGATCtcgatcaagcagctggACAACATCAAGCCATCCGAGCTGAACGCTGGAGAAGTGCTTGTTCGG GTGCTGTTCACGGGCGTCTGCCACTCGGACCTGCACGCCTTGCAAGGCGACTGGCCTTTCCCACCCAAGCTTCCGCTGATTGGCGGTCATGAGGGAGCCGGAGTTGTTGTTGCTCTAGGAGCTGGATCGCAGGAATACGTGCAGATCGGCGACCGCGTTGGGATCAAGTGGATCGCCGATGCATGCCTCAACTGCGAATACTGTCGCTTATCGCACGAGATCAACTGTGCACAGTACAAGTCAAGTGGAT ATGCGGTGGACGGTACGTTCCAGCAGTACGTTCGACACACGGCTCGATACCTAACCAAGATTCCGGACGCGCTGGACCTCGCACAGGCGGCGTCGATCCTGTGTGCTGGAGTGACGATCTACCGTGCGCTCAAGGAGGCGCACCTTGAAGCGGGCAACTGGGTCGTGATTCCCGGATCGGGTGGAGGGTTAGGCCACTTGGGCGTGCAGTATGCGCTCAATGCCGGACTGCGCGTGATTGGGATTGATACGGGGAGTGACAAGCAGCACatgtcgctctcgctcggATGCGAAGTGTTTGTCGATTTCAAAACCTCGGACGTGGCCACGGCGATCAAAGCGGCCACGGGAGGAATTGGTGCGCACGCAGCtgtggtggcagcagctaGCTCAGCTGCTTACGAGCTTGCCTTGGACTACATCCGCCCCAGGGGCACACTAGTGATTGTCGGAATGCCCAACTCGATCTTGCCTCTCTCGATCTTCAAGACAGTGCTAATGACGCACAAAATCGTCGGCTCCGCCGTAGGCAACCGGCAAGACGCcgtcgaggcgctcgacatcGCTTCCAGAGGAAAGGTCAAGGTGCACTTTACCATGAAGGGCCTCACCGATCTACCGCATGTCTTCCAGGACATGATCCACGGTCGCATTGCTGGAAGAATCGTCTTGGACGTCGACAAGTGA
- a CDS encoding uncharacterized protein (related to GABA permease), with the protein MEQKQSEAYDDSAKSNTGVTDYHRPESLHHGSADASLTLVPRKHFSTLALVGLSFAILNSWTAACASINLALGAGGPVGVVWGLLVGTICASTIALSLAELCHIFPSIGGQYHWSYAMAPKPYRAAVAYFAGWLGTTGWIALASSAPLYAGSTIMGIISVYRPDFVPSAWKIFCIYMGLTTYCGIVNIWGVRILNKMNQAALLWSVIGAVVVFVVCLAVPSAQGHRSSASFIFTDFVNLTGWPDGVAWMIGLITAQYSLVGVDGASHVIDEIDRPHINAPKAMILACLIGGISAFLVLIAVLAGINDMQSVISAGAAGIVQAFLQATNSKAATLCLNLILFGTIAFAGPALMITSSRMVQAYANDGCLPFRSKLAHVSPKHEVPVYAVLFCCFWYTVFGLILFGSMIAVQAIVSASVVLLQLSYVVPIAGMLFGGRKRIFDSSTSGTSPNQNDDNDDDEIPIPTDIKYTMGPLLGPCVNAAALCYIGVTTVLFLLPSYIPVTSGSLMNYSVVVVATTSLLATINWFALARKTYTGPRDFRQLLERAHLSRIG; encoded by the coding sequence ATGGAACAAAAGCAAAGCGAGGCATACGATGATTCGGCAAAGTCCAACACCGGCGTGACAGACTATCATCGTCCCGAATCGCTCCATCATGGCTCTGCTGACGCATCGCTCACGCTTGTACCACGCAAACATTTCAGCACCTTGGCTCTCGTCGGCCTTTCGTTTGCCATCCTCAACTCGTGGACTGCGGCGTGCGCTTCCATCAACCTCGCCCTCGGCGCAGGCGGTCCGGTCGGCGTCGTTTGGGGTCTCCTCGTTGGAACCATCtgcgcttccaccatcgctctctcgctcgccgagctctGCCATATCTTTCCTTCCATCGGTGGTCAGTACCACTGGTCCTACGCCATGGCTCCCAAACCTTATCGTGCCGCGGTAGCCTACTTTGCCGGTTGGCTTGGTACCACCGGTTGGATCGCTCTCGCCTCGAGCGCTCCGCTCTACGCCGGCTCCACCATCATGGGCATCATCAGCGTGTACAGGCCCGACTTTGTTCCAAGCGCTTGGAAGATCTTTTGCATCTACATGGGCCTCACCACATACTGCGGCATCGTCAACATCTGGGGCGTCCGCATCCTCAACAAGATGAACCAAGCCGCGCTTCTCTGGTCAGTGATTGGCGCCGTTGTCGTCTTTGTCGTCTGTCTTGCCGTTCCCTCGGCACAAGGTCATCGTTCCAGCGCCAGCTTTATCTTTACTGACTTTGTCAACTTGACCGGATGGCCCGACGGCGTCGCTTGGATGATCGGGCTGATCACGGCGCAATACTCGCTCGTAGGCGTGGATGGTGCTTCGCAtgtcatcgacgagatcgatcgTCCTCACATCAATGCTCCCAAAGCCATGATCTTGGCGTGTCTCATCGGAGGTATCTCGGCGTTTTTGGTGCTCATCGCTGTGCTCGCTGGTATCAACGACATGCAGAGCGTCATCAGCGCAGGCGCTGCAGGAATCGTACAGGCTTTCCTTCAAGCCACCAACAGCAAAGCCGCTACTCTCTGCCTGAACCTCATCCTGTTTGGCACCATCGCCTTTGCCGGTCCTGCGCTCATGATCACCTCGAGTCGAATGGTTCAGGCCTACGCCAATGACGGTTGTCTGCCGTTCAGGAGCAAGCTCGCCCACGTTTCGCCCAAGCACGAGGTGCCCGTCTACGCTGTGCTgttctgctgcttctggtACACCGTCTTTGGTCTGATCCTCTTTGGCTCTATGATTGCGGTGCAGGCAATTGTCAGTGCATCCGTtgtgctgttgcagctTTCTTACGTGGTGCCCATAGCTGGCATGCTGTTTGGCGGCAGAAAACGCATCTTTGATTCATCCACCTCTGGCACCAGCCCGAATCAGAatgacgacaacgacgacgacgagatccCCATTCCCACCGACATCAAGTACACCATGGGCCCATTACTGGGACCTTGTGTCAATGCGGCGGCGCTCTGCTACATTGGCGTCACCACTGTACTGTTTTTGCTTCCATCGTACATTCCGGTCACCTCGGGTTCGCTGATGAACTACTCGGTGGTCGTCGTAGCAACCACGTCGCTTTTGGCCACGATCAACTGGTTCGCGCTTGCACGCAAGACCTACACGGGACCTAGGGACTTTAGACAATTGCTCGAGAGGGCGCATTTGAGCCGAATCGGGTGA
- a CDS encoding uncharacterized protein (related to putative acyltransferase), with protein MSSFLSSTATLLTRTILSPVAPPSLFAVNVEYYKSTSSSPNTASSRSSPSIESLLSATQTLDPAKKPTFKPTPWLSSGHLQTIYSAVANFSQIDAVEYQRRVFLTPDGGTIGLDISPPSLAPSEQDLKTQAHPAADGLPTVVCLHGLTGGSHESYVRNCFSHLTKPTSQGGLGYRAIVINFRGCANVPVTSPQLYSALKIADVRSALLLITKLYPSSPLVGIGFSLGANVLGCYLGEEGDNTPLLGGVIVGTPFDLKAGADQLDYGGFLSQKYSVAMGNNLRRMACKHKDTLALHPPFRALLDDLYDAPPQPKAELELYKQQVKNGGPLQNQRVIIKRGSLKAADQTLTRFVGGLPKPYGEFPFESADDYYINGGCADRVSNVQRPMLCLSAEDDPIVPSQIWQKIRAAIARNPDGTPLEADAHAEFNENVVLAWTKAGGHLGWFEGIRPKRWLYRPTSEFIKALFDQTSEEQQARLRAKSRWAEAQVEAREVLVELMPKEALPVYTLPGQGGRSSRWTDTELAPSKSDSQRSNPSGSDTPSRLAELDRDLQSDKLGAEDSLLNPSDTGFSANAPPTSSDTQVNDGQHSTLRLAWLLTHVLKEAPLVHPRHAIYAPYNEPQSSDADQRKRLGWQKVTLTMYTDRQHPEVGFAELGPETRVAGAGETFRGGIDVPGASMEPKQAGVHASANNVIAGL; from the coding sequence ATGTCCAGCTTCCTGTCTTCCACcgcgacgctgctgacaAGAACCATCCTGTCCCCAGTCGCACCGCCGTCACTCTTTGCAGTCAATGTCGAGTACTACAAGTCCACCAGCTCCTCGCCCAACACCGCATCTTCCAGGTCTTCACCAAGCATAGAATCGCTTCTCTCGGCAACACAGACTCTCGACCcggccaagaagcccaCTTTCAAGCCAACCCCCTGGCTCTCGAGCGGTCATCTCCAAACCATCTACTCTGCTGTTGCCAACTTTTCGCAgatcgatgctgtcgagtATCAACGGCGCGTGTTTCTCACACCGGATGGCGGTACCATCGGGCTGGACATCTCACCCCCGTCCTTGGCACCCTCGGAGCAAGACTTGAAAACGCAAGCGCATCCCGCAGCCGATGGTCTGCCCACCGTCGTCTGCTTGCACGGTCTTACAGGCGGCAGTCATGAGAGCTACGTGCGCAACTGCTTCTCGCACTTGACCAAACCCACCTCGCAAGGAGGGCTGGGATATCGAGCAATCGTAATCAACTTTCGTGGATGCGCCAATGTGCCTGTCACCTCGCCACAGCTGTATTCAGCATTGAAGATCGCCGATGTGCGCTCTgcattgctgctgatcaCCAAGCTCTATCCAAGCTCGCCGCTGGTGGGCATCGGATTCTCTCTCGGCGCAAACGTGCTTGGTTGCTACCTTGGAGAGGAAGGCGACAACACTCCACTGCTAGGTGGCGTCATTGTCGGTACTCCATTCGACTTGAAAGCGGGCGCAGACCAACTCGATTACGGCGGTTTCCTCTCGCAAAAGTATTCCGTGGCCATGGGCAACAACCTGCGACGCATGGCATGTAAGCACAAGGACACACTGGCACTCCATCCACCCTTTCGTGCACTGCTCGATGATCTGTACGATGCTCCTCCGCAGCCCAAAGCCGAACTCGAGCTGTACAAACAGCAGGTCAAGAACGGTGGTCCTCTACAGAACCAACGTGTCATTATCAAGCGTGGCTCGCTGAAAGCGGCAGATCAGACCCTGACTCGATTCGTCGGTGGTCTGCCCAAGCCTTACGGCGAGTTCCCGTTCGAAAGCGCCGATGACTATTACATCAACGGTGGCTGTGCGGACAGGGTGAGCAACGTGCAGCGACCGATGCTCTGTCTCTCTGCCGAGGATGATCCCATTGTTCCCAGCCAGATTTGGCAAAAGATTCGCGCGGCAATAGCAAGGAATCCCGACGGTACACCACTCGAGGCAGATGCACACGCAGAGTTCAACGAAAACGTGGTGCTTGCGTGGACCAAGGCAGGTGGGCATCTGGGTTGGTTTGAAGGGATTCGACCCAAACGATGGCTGTACAGGCCCACGTCCGAGTTTATCAAGGCGCTATTTGACCAGACGTCGGAAGAGCAACAGGCGCGACTAAGGGCCAAGAGTCGGTGGGCCGAGGCCCAGGTGGAAGCGCGCGAGGTTCTAGTTGAACTCATGCCAAAAGAAGCTTTGCCCGTGTACACGCTTCCCGGCCAAGGTGgacgatcgagtcgctggACTGACACTGAACTTGCACCATCCAAGAGCGACAGCCAGCGCTCGAATCCAAGTGGCAGTGACACGCCGTCTCGTCTagccgagcttgatcgcGATCTGCAGTCCGACAAGCTAGGCGCCGAAGACAGCCTGCTCAACCCCTCCGATACGGGCTTCTCTGCCAACGCGCCACCCACCTCCTCTGATACACAAGTCAACGACGGTCAGCACTCGACACTGCGTCTAGCGTGGCTGCTCACGCACGTGCTCAAAGAAGCACCGCTCGTCCACCCGCGCCACGCCATCTATGCTCCCTACAACGAACCGCAGTCGTCCGATGCCGATCAACGCAAGAGGCTAGGCTGGCAAAAGGTCACATTGACCATGTACACCGATCGACAGCACCCGGAAGTCGGTttcgccgagctcggtcCAGAAACGCGCGTagcaggcgcaggcgaGACGTTCAGAggcggcatcgacgtgCCCGGTGCAAGCATGGAGCCCAAGCAAGCCGGCGTCCACGCAAGCGCCAACAACGTCATCGCTGGATTGTAA
- a CDS encoding uncharacterized protein (related to 26S proteasome non-ATPase regulatory subunit 9) translates to MSAGLNVDIHNTSASADTDVSSVLAQPLATSAGAARSEAMSLLQVEKQLDADIARHMDVLIGNGVDMHTALIDAQGFPLANKDLMAIRSAKQRINVLRNDRKAVRERISKLLELAINGDAVEQTSARSKAEAGKSEERKAFAKVNSVAESSPAQTAGLIEGDQIIRFGSVTAATSNALAALAAPGAVVDGTSVEIQVTRNGEAVDLTLTPRAGWGGRGLLGCHLLPLYTLPTRR, encoded by the coding sequence ATGTCGGCAGGTCTCAATGTTGACATACACAACacaagtgcaagtgcagACACTGATGTCAGCTCGGTACTTGCGCAGCCGCTTGCTACGTCAGCTGGCGCCGCACGATCCGAAGCCatgtcgctgctgcaagTAGaaaagcagctcgacgcagACATTGCGCGTCACATGGACGTTCTGATTGGGAATGGGGTGGATATGCATACTGCGTTGATCGATGCACAAGGATTTCCGCTAGCCAACAAGGATCTGATGGCAATCCGATCGGCCAAGCAACGGATCAATGTATTACGAAACGATCGGAAAGCGGTAAGGGAGCGGAtctcgaagctgctcgaattGGCGATCAACGGCGATGCTGTAGAGCAGACATCGGCGCGGAGCAAGGCGGAAGCTGGGAAGAGCGAGGAAAGGAAAGCGTTTGCCAAGGTCAACTCGGTAGCAGAGAGCAGTCCAGCGCAGACAGCAGGTTTGATCGAGGGCGATCAGATTATCCGGTTTGGTTCAGTGACTGCTGCCACCTCGAACGCATTGGCGGCGTTAGCAGCACCGGGTGCGGTGGTAGATGGAACGAGCGTTGAAATTCAAGTCACGAGAAACGGCGAGGCGGTGGATCTAACGTTGACACCGAGAGCGGGTTGGGGAGGAAGGGGCCTGCTCGGTTGTCACCTCTTGCCCTTGTACACTTTGCCTACACGCCgctaa
- a CDS encoding uncharacterized protein (related to CYS4 - cystathionine beta-synthase), with translation MRPQAILPDALSAVGETPLIQLNRIPQSEGIKCNVMVKCEFFNAGGSVKDRIARRMLLQAEQDGTLIPGKSVVIEPTSGNTGIGLALACAIRGYRCIIVLPEKMSAEKVNTLRALGAEVIRTPTEAAHDDPRSNIMVARRLAKSMPNAVILDQYNNPNNPTAHWATAEEIIQAIKAGPAPPSSTSLLHGMDSLSLTNDKEPLDSANARPLTPDSNRGADELNGSTQTFSNKVDVFVAGVGTGGTISGIASRLKRADHNPDCFVLGVDPIGSDLALPVSLNALPEGSDGSYKVEGIGYDFDPNTLNKKVIDEWYKTEDEQSFVYARRLIKDEGILAGGSSGAAVNAAINWLKPGGAGWDKFGSKAGLNAVVVLPDSIRNYITKPWLVSEAKAERRQDEIDFDHFQ, from the coding sequence ATGAGACCTCAAGCCATATTGCCAGACGCCCTCTCCGCTGTGGGTGAGACGCCGCTCATTCAACTGAACCGGATCCCACAGTCAGAGGGCATCAAGTGCAACGTCATGGTCAAGTGCGAGTTCTTCAATGCGGGCGGTAGCGTCAAGGACCGCATCGCTCGTCGCATGCTTCTCCAGGCCGAACAGGACGGCACCCTTATCCCGGGCAAGTCGGTCGTCATCGAACCCACCAGCGGCAACACGGGCATCGGTCTGGCCCTCGCCTGTGCCATTCGAGGCTACCGCTGCATCATTGTTCTCCCCGAAAAGATGTCGGCCGAAAAGGTTAACACGCTTCGTGCGCTGGGCGCCGAAGTGATCCGCACTCCCACCGAAGCTGCTCATGATGATCCTCGTTCCAACATCATGgtcgctcgtcgtctcgCCAAGTCGATGCCCAATGCCGTCATCTTGGACCAGTACAACAACCCCAACAACCCCACCGCTCATTGGGCCACTGCCGAGGAGATCATTCAAGCCATCAAGGCCGGCCCTGCTCCTCCCTCCTCTACTTCACTCCTGCACGGCATGGActctctctcgctcaccAATGACAAGGAGCCGCTCGATTCGGCCAACGCGCGCCCTCTCACTCCTGATTCCAACCGcggcgccgacgagctcaacggCTCCACCCAGACTTTTTCGAACAAGGTGGATGTCTTTGTGGCCGGTGTAGGCACCGGTGGCACCATTAGCGGTATTGCTTCGCGTCTCAAGCGAGCTGACCACAACCCAGACTGCTTTGTGCTCGGTGTGGACCCGATCGGCTCGGATCTGGCTCTGCCTGTCTCGCTCAACGCGCTTCCCGAGGGCAGCGATGGCTCGTACAAGGTCGAGGGCATCGGCTACGATTTTGATCccaacacgctcaacaAGAAGGTGATTGACGAGTGGTACAAgaccgaggacgagcagagCTTTGTCTACGCGCGTCGTCTGATCAAGGACGAAGGCATTCTCGCCGGAGGCTCCTCGGGTGCCGCGGTCAATGCGGCGATCAACTGGCTCAAGCCCGGTGGTGCCGGTTGGGACAAGTTTGGCTCCAAGGCTGGTCTCAACGCCGTCGTCGTTTTGCCTGACAGCATCCGAAACTACATCACCAAGCCTTGGCTGGTTTCGGAGGCCAAGGCTGAACGTCGCCAGGACGAGATTGACTTTGACCACTTTCAGTAG